In the Sulfitobacter pacificus genome, one interval contains:
- a CDS encoding nodulation protein NodH — translation MSPKFQSFVVFAEMRTGSNFLEANLNAFDGIICHGEAFNPHFIGYPNNAPILGVDLEARDADPTLLLSAIRGDTARLNGFRYFHDHDPRVFDAIIDDDTCAKIILTRNPVESYVSWKIAQETGQWKLTDMKAHKAAQAQFDAKEFSTHLEALQAFQLTLLNRLQTTGQTAFYVAYEDLQNVDVMNGLARFLGVDARLDALDQSLKKQNPSPISAKVRNYDEMSTALAQLDRFDLTRTPNFEPRRGPVVPSYVAAADSGLLYLPLRSGPHESVMKWLAELDGVARSDLQTKMTQKDLRQWKRKHPGHRSFTVLRHPVQRAHDAFCRHILPVDKGSYVQLRKTMMRRYKMPLPENGPDGGYDLTAHRSAFIAFLKFLKGNLTGQTAIRVDAAWCTQAQAIAGFAGFCLPDRLVREADLSAELADLAAAVGRADAPDVSQPVPDQPFALDQVYYGEIEALAADAYQRDYMMFGFSAWK, via the coding sequence ATGTCCCCCAAGTTCCAAAGCTTTGTTGTCTTTGCAGAGATGCGGACCGGATCGAATTTCCTTGAGGCAAACCTGAATGCCTTTGATGGCATCATTTGCCACGGGGAGGCGTTTAACCCCCATTTCATCGGCTACCCCAACAATGCACCAATCCTTGGTGTTGACCTGGAGGCGCGTGATGCGGACCCGACGCTGTTGCTCTCGGCGATCCGGGGCGATACCGCGCGGCTAAACGGATTTCGGTACTTTCATGACCACGACCCGCGCGTGTTCGATGCCATCATCGATGATGATACATGTGCCAAGATCATTCTGACCCGCAATCCGGTGGAAAGTTATGTCAGCTGGAAGATCGCGCAGGAAACCGGACAGTGGAAACTGACCGATATGAAAGCGCATAAGGCGGCGCAGGCGCAGTTTGATGCAAAAGAGTTTTCTACCCACCTTGAGGCGCTTCAGGCCTTTCAGCTTACCCTGTTGAACCGTTTGCAAACCACTGGGCAGACGGCGTTCTATGTGGCCTATGAAGACCTGCAAAATGTCGATGTGATGAACGGGCTGGCAAGGTTTCTGGGCGTGGACGCAAGGCTGGATGCCCTGGATCAAAGCCTGAAGAAACAGAACCCAAGCCCGATTTCTGCCAAGGTCCGCAACTATGATGAGATGAGCACGGCACTGGCGCAGCTGGATCGGTTTGATCTGACCAGAACCCCCAACTTTGAGCCGCGCCGCGGGCCGGTTGTGCCGTCCTACGTTGCCGCTGCGGATAGTGGGTTATTGTATTTGCCGCTGCGGTCAGGCCCACATGAGTCTGTTATGAAATGGCTGGCTGAACTGGATGGGGTGGCAAGGTCCGATTTGCAGACCAAAATGACCCAAAAAGACCTGCGTCAGTGGAAACGCAAACACCCCGGTCACCGCAGTTTTACCGTTCTGCGCCATCCGGTGCAGCGCGCGCATGATGCGTTTTGCCGACACATCCTGCCGGTTGACAAGGGCAGCTATGTCCAACTGCGCAAGACCATGATGCGGCGATATAAAATGCCTCTGCCAGAGAACGGCCCGGATGGGGGTTACGATCTGACGGCGCATCGCAGTGCATTCATCGCCTTTCTCAAGTTCCTGAAGGGTAACCTGACCGGGCAGACCGCCATCCGTGTCGATGCGGCATGGTGTACCCAGGCACAGGCCATTGCAGGTTTTGCAGGTTTTTGCCTGCCCGACCGCCTTGTCAGAGAGGCGGACCTAAGCGCCGAGTTGGCTGATCTGGCGGCAGCAGTAGGGCGGGCGGATGCCCCTGACGTATCTCAGCCCGTGCCGGATCAACCTTTTGCGTTGGATCAGGTCTATTACGGCGAGATAGAGGCGCTGGCGGCTGATGCCTATCAGCGGGATTATATGATGTTTGGGTTTTCCGCCTGGAAGTAA